The genomic DNA TTATTTGAGAAAGCCAATGCCAAAGATGGAGTAACGGGTGAAATTTTACTTCAATATCTTGAAGCTCGGTTAGACAATACTGTTTTCCGTCTGGGATTTGCACGTACCCGGCGACAGGCACGGCAACTGGTAAGCCATAAGCATATTGTGGTTAATGGGGAGGTTGTCAATATTCCTTCATACCAATTACAGCCTGGTGATGTAGTTAATGTACGTCCCAAGTCAAAGAACTTGGAAGTTGTTAATGAGTCGCTACAGCATGCACCTACCAGTAAATTTAAATGGGTTGAAGTTGATAAAAAATCTAAAACAGGTAAGTTTTTGAATATGCCTGCTATGGATGAAATCCCAGAAAATATAAATGTGCAACTTATTGTAGAGCTTTACTCTAAGTAACTTATTAAATCAATTTAGCTTAATACCTCTTTTATTATGAGCAATTACAGCATTCAAATGCCGGAACCTCTTGACGTTGAGGAAGCTTCCGACACTTTTGGTACATTTATTTTGCAACCTCTGGAACGAGGTTTCGGAGTAACAATAGGAAACTCCTTTCGCAGAATACTACTTTCATCTCTGCCTGGTATAGCAATCAACGCTATTAAAATTGAAGGCGTTGAACATGAATACTCCAGTATTCAGGGTGTAAAAGAGGATGTATATGAAATTATATTGAATCTTAAAGAGGTTCGTTTTAAGCAGGTAGAGCAAAGTAGTGGTGTTATCCAT from Fodinibius salinus includes the following:
- the rpsD gene encoding 30S ribosomal protein S4, which codes for MARYRGPKQKKARRFREPIFGPSKALERKPYGPGQHGRSRYSRKSEYAIQLEEKQKAKYTYGLLEKQFSNLFEKANAKDGVTGEILLQYLEARLDNTVFRLGFARTRRQARQLVSHKHIVVNGEVVNIPSYQLQPGDVVNVRPKSKNLEVVNESLQHAPTSKFKWVEVDKKSKTGKFLNMPAMDEIPENINVQLIVELYSK